One region of Armigeres subalbatus isolate Guangzhou_Male chromosome 3, GZ_Asu_2, whole genome shotgun sequence genomic DNA includes:
- the LOC134222809 gene encoding uncharacterized protein K02A2.6-like, producing the protein MSQPEPFDDENEAFIKTLVATYVPKAVTSQEIEAHVEKDMVLKDLVAALEGGQWTEAVKCFKPFESKLFRSVDLMRSQRIIVPESLRSRILQLAHESHPGIISMKRKLRQKVWWPGMHKQVEKIVKSCKSCMIVSALDPPEPMRSTCMPESSGLRRAITVWMNLLVIVDYFSRFIEVIVLKEITAATTVKAFDETFCRFGMPETLKTDNGPQFRNGEFKSFCQEYGIEVRKSTPYWPQANGEVERVNGMIKKHLRISQVEDTDWKWNLQVQIQLLTPPQASHHLY; encoded by the coding sequence ATGTCTCAACCAGAACCGTTTGACGACGAAAATGAAGCTTTCATAAAAACTCTTGTGGCAACTTACGTGCCCAAGGCAGTCACTTCACAGGAAATAGAGGCACATGTTGAAAAAGACATGGTTCTTAAGGATCTTGTTGCAGCTCTGGAAGGCGGTCAATGGACCGAGGCTGTCAAGTGTTTCAAACCATTCGAATCCAAACTATTCCGATCAGTAGATCTCATGAGAAGCCAACGTATAATTGTACCAGAGTCGCTGCGGTCTCGAATTCTCCAACTGGCTCATGAGTCACACCCGGGAATAATATCTATGAAACGAAAGCTGCGTCAAAAAGTGTGGTGGCCCGGGATGCACAAACAGGTGGAGAAAATAGTGAAAAGCTGCAAATCATGCATGATTGTGTCTGCGCTCGACCCTCCGGAACCCATGCGATCTACGTGTATGCCGGAAAGCAGCGGACTTCGTCGGGCCATTACCGTCTGGATGAATCTTTTGGTTATCGTTGATTATTTCAGCAGGTTTATAGAGGTGATAGTCCTGAAAGAAATTACTGCGGCAACGACGGTCAAAGCCTTCGACGAGACGTTTTGCCGGTTTGGGATGCCAGAGACCCTTAAAACCGACAACGGTCCACAATTCAGAAACGGGGAATTCAAAAGCTTCTGTCAGGAGTACGGTATCGAAGTTCGTAAAAGTACTCCTTATTGGCCACAAGCGAATGGGGAGGTTGAGCGTGTAAATGGCATGATAAAGAAACATCTGCGAATAAGTCAGGTAGAAGATACGGATTGGAAGTGGAACCTACAAGTACAAATTCAACTCCTCACTCCACCACAGGCGTCGCACCATCTGTATTAA
- the LOC134226060 gene encoding ral guanine nucleotide dissociation stimulator-like 1 isoform X3, with protein MSNGTTTAAATTATGNGSGGSGTTDAESLPTWRLWGEEREQDAIYTVYLKKVRYHRPTPSASSQDSDDEISHLEWETVRVRFVKAATLSRLVDALTTDDGELESTFVNVFLTTYRTFSQPEKVLELLLNRYEKLLAAELALLPAESLTDQHKKTLVSVLHVWLDGFPEDWDTENLQRLLAFTSKRLPNSEIHVKALHRYTNRLDKYSRIPPPLPWSDLTDQFGGLCLTPAFRGPPSHLLNSYRFPNIPVKHFAEQLTRMDMELFKRLIPHQCLGSIWSNRDKHECGSVLATVTQFNAVSFRVISSILIEPRLKPQERALLISTWIDIAQELRLLKNFSSLKAIISGLQSNAVYRLSKTWAALPREKLELYTELARIFSEDNNAWAQREVLMREGTAKFADTVGENDRHLQKVFQKQNTLISHGTIPYLGTFLTDLTMIHAAIPDTLAEGLINFDKRRKEFEVLAQIKLLQGAANTYHLPDDALFDRWFASLLVLDEREAHTLSCQLEPPPETNKRPSHQGHKKSDSIASNSSSGAGSQFYCDINNASNASYSSRNNSLDRDVTPPNASLLSAASSVSSLSMESTTSSSQKSNHLNGSGLIRTPQSNRVNNSNSNSASKNHNGHDTPVINGQLKEDSPLKKGSPDFYIIKVTYETDHVELDGIVLYKSIMLGNNERTPQVIRNAMLKLGLEGDPDKYTLSQVLPDKELLLPNNANVYYAVNTAYNLNFILRPKKDPDGGR; from the exons CAAGACTCGGACGATGAGATATCGCACTTGGAGTGGGAAACGGTGCGGGTGCGGTTCGTGAAGGCGGCCACCCTGTCGCGGCTCGTCGACGCGCTGACCACGGACGATGGCGAACTGGAGAGCACCTTCGTCAATGTGTTCCTCACCACCTATCGGACGTTCTCGCAGCCGGAAAAAGTGCTCGAGCTGTTGCTGAACCGGTACGAGAAGCTGCTGGCCGCGGAACTGGCCCTGCTGCCGGCCGAATCGCTGACCGATCAGCACAAGAAAACTCTAG TCTCCGTTCTTCACGTGTGGTTGGATGGCTTTCCCGAGGACTGGGATACGGAAAATCTGCAAAGGTTGTTGGCGTTCACCTCGAAGCGGCTGCCAAACTCAGAAATACACGTTAAAGCTTTACATAG GTATACAAATAGATTAGATAAGTACAGTCGAATACCACCTCCGTTGCCATGGTCCGACCTGACCGATCAGTTCGGGGGGCTCTGCCTAACACCCGCCTTCCGAGGGCCCCCTTCCCATCTGCTCAACTCGTACCGCTTCCCGAACATTCCGGTGAAGCACTTTGCCGAGCAGCTCACCCGCATGGACATGGAACTGTTCAAACGGCTCATACCGCACCAGTGCCTGGGATCGATCTGGTCCAACAGGGACAAGCACGAGTGCGGGTCGGTACTGGCCACCGTCACCCAGTTCAATGCCGTTTCGTTTCGGGTCATATCCAGCATACTGATCGAACCGCGGTTAAAGCCACAG GAACGAGCCTTGCTTATATCCACCTGGATCGACATCGCCCAAGAGTTACGATTACTGAAGAACTTCTCGTCACTGAAAGCCATCATTTCCGGGCTGCAATCGAATGCCGTTTATCGATTGTCGAAAACATGGGCGGCATTGCCGCGTGAAAAACTGGAACTCTACACCGAGTTGGCGCGGATATTCTCCGAAGATAACAACGCGTGGGCTCAGAGAGAGGTGCTGATGCGGGAAGGAACGGCCAAGTTTGCTGACACGGTCGGAGAGAACGATCGGCATTTGCAGAAGGTGTTTCAGAAGCAGAACACTCTAATCAGCCACGGAACTATCCCCTACCTGGGGACGTTCTTGACGGATCTTACTATGATTCACGCTGCCATCCCGGACACCCTTGCGGAAGggttaatcaattttgataagcGGCGAAAGGAATTCGAGGTGCTCGCGCAGATTAAATTGCTACAGGGTGCTGCCAACACGTACCACCTGCCAGATGATGCGCTGTTCGATCGATGGTTTGCTTCGCTACTGGTGCTCGACGAACGGGAGGCGCACACGTTAAGCTGCCAATTGGAACCACCTCCGGAAACGAACAAAAGGCCTAGTCATCAGGGACACAAGAAAAGTGATTCAATCGCTTCCAACAGCAGTAGCGGGGCTGGTTCCCAGTTTTACTGCGACATCAATAATGCGTCCAACGCGAG CTACAGTTCTCGAAACAACTCTTTAGATCGAGACGTGACGCCACCGAATGCGTCACTCCTTTCTGCTGCCAGCAGTGTGTCTTCTCTTTCGATGGAATCCACCACCTCGAGTAGTCAGAAGTCGAACCATCTTAATGGATCCGGCTTGATCCGGACACCCCAGTCGAACAGGGTCAACAACAGTAATTCCAATTCGGCAAGCAAAAACCACAACGGCCACGATACTCCCGTCATCAACGGTCAACTGAAGGAGGATTCTCCACTGAAGAAGGGATCGCCCGATTTCTACATTATCAAGGTTACCTACGAGACGGATCATGTCGAGCTGGACGGAATCGTGCTGTACAAGAGCATCATGCTGGGTAACAACGAGCGAACGCCGCAGGTCATTCGGAATGCGATGCTGAAACTCGGTCTGGAAGGGGACCCGGACAAGTACACGTTGTCGCAGGTTCTGCCCGATAAGGAGCTGCTGCTACCGAACAATGCCAACGTGTACTACGCGGTTAATACGGCGTACAATCTGAACTTTATTCTAAGGCCAAAAAAGGACCCGGATGGCGGTCGGTAG